In Brassica rapa cultivar Chiifu-401-42 chromosome A06, CAAS_Brap_v3.01, whole genome shotgun sequence, a single window of DNA contains:
- the LOC103874073 gene encoding LOW QUALITY PROTEIN: serpin-Z1-like (The sequence of the model RefSeq protein was modified relative to this genomic sequence to represent the inferred CDS: inserted 1 base in 1 codon), protein MDLREAMRNQNDVAVNLSMNVLSSATKDSNVIFSPASINSAITMHAAGPGGESIASEILSXLRSSSIEELKTIFREISSVVFADQSASGGPKITAANGLWIEKSLSVDPKFKDLFENFFNAVYAPVDFRSKAEEVREEVNSWVENHTNNLIKDLLPAGSVASDTDKIYANALYFKGAWKRPFEKYNTRDRDFHLVNGTSVSVPFMTSSDDQYVRAYDGFKVLRLPYRRGSNDSPIRKFSMYFYLPDKKDGLYELLEKMGSTPEFVDYHIPGFRDELGAFRIPKFRISFGFSVSTVLDQLGMRSISLYHKACVEIDEEGAEAAAATADDDMGFSLYMEPPKRIDFVADHPFLFLIREDKTGTVLFFGQIFDPSQTCWRSVQTVERSIKNL, encoded by the exons ATGGATCTTAGAGAAGCTATGAGGAACCAAAACGACGTTGCCGTGAACCTTTCCATGAACGTCTTATCTTCCGCGACCAAAGACTCTAATGTAATCTTCTCGCCGGCGTCAATCAACTCTGCGATCACCATGCACGCCGCTGGTCCCGGAGGAGAGTCAATCGCTAGTGAAATCCTCT TCCTCAGATCTTCGTCAATCGAAGAGCTGAAGACCATCTTCCGCGAAATATCCTCCGTCGTCTTTGCCGATCAGAGTGCAAGTGGCGGCCCAAAGATCACGGCGGCGAATGGCTTATGGATTGAAAAATCACTTTCGGTTGATCCCAAGTTCAAGGATCTCTTCGAAAACTTCTTCAACGCCGTGTATGCTCCAGTTGATTTCCGATCAAAG gCTGAAGAAGTTCGTGAGGAGGTGAACTCATGGGTCGAAAATCACACCAATAATCTCATAAAAGACCTTCTTCCTGCTGGTTCAGTGGCAAGCGACACCGACAAGATTTACGCAAACGCATTGTATTTTAAAGGAGCTTGGAAAAGACCATTTGAAAAGTATAATACAAGAGACAGAGACTTTCACCTTGTCAATGGCACATCAGTCTCTGTGCCATTCATGACCAGCTCTGATGACCAATACGTAAGAGCTTACGATGGCTTCAAGGTCCTCAGGCTCCCTTACAGACGAGGCAGTAATGATAGTCCCATTCGTAAATTCTCAATGTATTTCTATCTCCCCGACAAGAAAGATGGGTTGTATGAACTCCTTGAGAAGATGGGATCTACACCTGAGTTCGTGGATTATCACATTCCAGGATTCAGAGATGAACTCGGGGCGTTCAGGATTCCAAAGTTTAGAATCTCGTTCGGGTTTTCTGTTTCAACTGTTTTGGATCAGTTGGGAATGCGTTCGATTTCACTGTACCATAAAGCTTGCGTGGAGATCGATGAGGAAGGTGCTGAAGCTGCGGCTGCAACTGCTGATGATGATATGGGTTTTTCTCTTTATATGGAGCCTCCTAAGAGGATTGATTTTGTGGCTGACCATCCATTTCTTTTCTTGATTCGAGAAGACAAAACTGGAACCGTTTTGTTCTTTGGTCAGATCTTTGATCCTTCACAAACTTGTTGGCGCAGCGTACAAACTGTTGAACGGTCGATCAAGAACCTTTAG
- the LOC108872165 gene encoding 60S ribosomal protein L6, mitochondrial produces MEAKFFRFLKIVGVGYKARAEEAGRFLYLKLGYSHEVELAVPPAVRVFCFKNNVVCCTGIDKDRVHQFAATVRSCKPPEVYKGKGIMYIDEVVKKKVGKKSK; encoded by the coding sequence AtggaagccaagttctttcggTTCTTGAAGATTGTTGGAGTTGGATACAAAGCCAGAGCTGAGGAAGCAGGGCGTTTCTTGTACCTCAAGTTAGGTTACAGTCACGAGGTCGAACTGGCAGTTCCTCCGGCGGTCCGGGTCTTCTGTTTCAAGAACAATGTCGTTTGCTGCACCGGGATTGATAAGGATAGGGTGCATCAGTTTGCTGCGACTGTCAGGAGTTGCAAACCTCCTGAGGTTTATAAGGGCAAAGGCATAATGTACATTGACGAAGTCGTCAAGAAGAAGGTTGGAAAGAAGTCGAAATga